In Gemmatimonadota bacterium, the sequence TCCAATTTTTGGAATTGACCCTTCAACGATGCTCAGATATTCCCCTATGGAAGTCAGTGCCAGAGAATGAAATAACTGCACCCGTGCAATTGATCTCCAGCGTGAATAGGAAGTGGAATACGTACGCTTGTTATTGGTTTTTTCCTTATGCGAAAGTATGATCGTGACTCGTATATGTTGCAATCCATCGAACAACTTGGCTGGACGGTCATCAAAATGGGAGAACCAAAGACCGACACTATCGTCGTGGAGTTTGGTTTGGACGGGTATCATCCTTTGAGTACAGGAAACCGATAGTTGTACGATCATTCCCATACGACCGCCTGAAGGTAGTGTGGCATATGAGCGCTCTAGTACATATGAATATAAGTTACCGCAGGATTCCGTAGAGTATCCTATTACGGTGTAGTCCGCTTTAACGTTGCTGTATTCCACATACGGTGGATTCCCAACTATCACGTCAAACCCACCACTCTGCATTATCCCGAAGAACTCGACGAACCAGTGAAAGGGCTGATGGCTTTCTCTCCACTGTTCGTAAGCCAACGAGTCGTCGGTTTTTATGCCGTATTCGCCTGCCAGATAGCTATCTAATTCCACTCGAAGTTCGTCCAAACATCCCCGAAGGACAGCTTTCGCGTTGGCAACGCCACCCGCATCAATTTCGTGCTGTGTCTGCATGCTTTTGAACTGTCGAAAAGCCTGATCGGCGTTTCCGGCTCGCGCTTCGATCTTGGGAAGTTCCGACAATTTGAACAGATCGCCGCCAAGTGCTCGTTCCACCTCGGCCAGCGACGCAAAGCCGACTAAGGTATTACCCCCTCGAACGTTGAAGTCGATATCAGGCAACGGCTCGATCTGATCGTAACTTTCCAGTTGGGCGACGAGTTTAAGGAAGAGCCGCAGCTTGCAGATTTCTACGGCTTCTTCCATGATGTCCACGCCATAGAGATTGTTGATGATGATGGACTTGAGGATGAAGTAGATTTCGTTGTCGTGACTGGCCACCTCGTCGCGCACATTGCGGAAGTCTTTGAGGCTCTCCGGGTGATGTTTCCGTTTCGAGACGTACTGGTCTTCAAGGAACTGTTGCATCGCGTCCAAACAGGCGGAATATACGGGCTCCAGGATATTTAGGGCGGCAAACAGGAAGGCTCCGGACCCGCAGGTCGGATCGAGGACCGATATGCTGGTGACGGCCTTCCAGAATGCGCGGACCAACTCCGGCCCTTCGCTTTTGCTGATCACGTCCTGCGCAAATTGCTCTATGTTTAGATTGTAGGTGATAAGGTCGTTTATGGCAGTGACTTCGCCGCTCGCGAGTTTGGCGTAGATTTCTTCGTAACGCTCGCGACGGGCGACATGCTCGCGCCAGGTCTCAGTTAGAAGTGCGTATTCGGCAGGGGCAGCCTCGTTCCAGTTGTCCCGTTTGGTCACGTCTTGCAGGCCAGCGGCAATATCCGGTGGCAATGAACGTTTCTCAACTAACGGCTTACCGTCATGGACGTCATACGTGATACCGTGACGCACCGAGTCGTAGAAGTACTTGTCAGGATCGTCTTGTAGCAATCGCCAGACACCGCCACCGGACGTAAAAGCGATGGGGCAGTGTTTCTTCGCTTCGTCGAAGAGATAGGGCAGTATGGTATTGCGGCTGATGTACCCGGTAATGTCCTCCTTGGTGTAGTAGGCGCCCATCTGCTTCTGGTTGATGTATTTCTCGAAGATGTAACCGAGCACATCGGGGTTGATCTCGTTGTCATTGCGCAGAATTCGGTCGTCAAGGTGCCACTGGTAGGCGTCGAAGAAATCAAATATGCACTCGAAGGCTTCATCGGGGATTTCGATCTGCGGGTTGTCTCGTTCCAGGTCATGCACATCGAAGAGACCGCCGTTGAGATATGGGACGTTGCCGATCAGCGCCGTAAGTTCCGCTGACCGATCCGCTTCGGGTCGGCCAAGGCCTTCATGGAAGAGACGCATGAGAAACAGTCGATAGAAGCCGTGGAATTTGCCCTCCCCTTCTGCTTCTTGTACCGCGTTTAGTTTGTTTCGGAGATAGTCTATGTCGCTGTCGAGGAACCCGCGCTTCTGGATGAAGTAGATGAACATCATCCGGTTCAGCATGATCGAGGCGTACCACTCGCGGTCGGCCATTTCCAGGATGCCTTCGATGAATCCCAGAAAGGCCTGGTGTTCGGTCTTGAATCGATCGTAGAACCTTTTGGTGACCCTCTCCACGTCAAATGCAGCACGAACACGGCCGGATACGTCGACAATGGACAGATCTTCTTCCTCTTCAATGCTGACAACCAGACGCTCCAATTTCTGTATCAATGCTTCGCCCGATTGTTCTTGACTGTAGAAATGCGATCGAGGGCGGTCTGGTCGCCCCGGCTCACGTTTCACCCACTGCCAGTGTTGCGACGAACGGTCGTGAGGCGTGTAGACGATGATATGTTCGCGTACGGCTTTGGTGACCGATTTCTCAATCTTCTGACGGGTGGGATAGTCCGGGAAGTCGCCATCTGATTGTGCCACTTGCTGATACGCGACCATTCCGCGCTTATGCGCTATGGCATCGAGACGATAAGCACGATCACCTACCGTTACCTCGAGGTTCTCTCCACCGTGATCCCAGCCTAGATCCTCAATGAAGAGTGGCTGTAGGTCGAAATCTTCCAGACGTTCTCGAACCTGTTCTTTGTTAATTGGAGTAGGCATTTGTATTTCCAGATGAGTATGCTGCTTGTTGATCTGAGCCGATTTTAGTAAGGAACCCGTACTAGAAAACATTCAGGATTTACTAATCTACTGCGACTAAGGTTATAGTGTTATCGAGATACAAACGATCTTTGAAACATAAAATGTTTTTGACAACGAAAGAATCAATCCGTATTTTCTGACTAGTATAACTCACTTACTTTAATTCACATTAAATGAGAAATAACGATGATAAATACTAGTACCGATGACAAACGATCAAACCCAATTGGAAGATTAAGGCTTTCAACGGTATTGCAAGACGCGAACGAAGTCATCGAAACCGACGATGTAGTCAAGACGCTATCTGTAACACGAATCGAAGCCTCGAAGCTATTATCCAGATGGGCCGGTCAAGGTTGGTTGCGACGAGTAGGGCGTGGGACTTACATACCCGTTCCTTTGGATTTACTTGGCAGTCGCTATGTTTTGGACGATCACTGGGTACTAGTGCCATCACTTTACGGATCATCCTACATTGGTGGATGGACCGCTGCGGAGTACTGGGACCTGACGGAACAACTGTTTAATGACACAGTCGTGATGACGTCGAATCCGGTTAGACAAAAGCAGCAGATCCGACATGGAGCAAGGTTCCTGGTGTTTCATGTTCACAAGCGCAAGGTGTTCGGCACTAAGACGGTTTGGCGAGGAAGCACAAGAGTGACCCTCTCGGACATTCACCGAACCATTATCGACATGTTGCATAATCCAAAGCTAGGTGGTGGCATACAACATGTGTCGGATTGCCTGGATGAATACTTGAAGAAGCCGGAACGAAGTGATGAATCGTTGATGGCATTTGCAGAGAAACTTGGTAATGGAGCAGTACTGAAGCGCTTGGGCTTCTTGATAGAACGGCTGTCCGGTCCATCAAAGCTCACGAAATGGTGTAAAGAGCATATGACCACGGGTAACGCAAGGATTGATTCCGCACTTAAATGTACGCGCTTAGTAACTAAATGGCGGTTGTGGGTTCCACCGGGTTGGTAATAGGATAAACATTAATGATCGATAGAAGAGAGATTCTCGGCGCCGCGGAGATATCTAAAGTCCGTCCCCAAATCACCGAAAAAGACTACGTCTTGGGGTGGGTACTGTGGGGTATATTCGGAAACGAGGAACTCGCTGGAAACTGGGTGTTTAAGGGCGGAACTTGCCTAAAGAAGTGTTTCTTCGAGACCTATCGTTTCTCAGAAGATCTAGACTTTACAATAATGGATCCATCACATTTGAACGCCAAATTTCTCGAATCAGCATTCACCGAGGCATGCGAAAGGATCCACGAAGAAACAGGGATTGCACTGCCAGCTGAATTCAGGCAATTCGAAATCTATGAAAACCAACGTGGTGAGAATGCCTGTCAGGGGCGTGTCGGATATCGAGGACCTGTATCGCCTCATGGGAACAACGCACCGAGGATCAAACTCGATCTAATATCAGACGAACGTATCGCCTTACCTCCGATTCAGACCCGTATATTTCATCCATTCAGTGACGATCCTGAAAACGGAATCGTTGTGCAGTGTTATGCCTATGAGGAGGTCTTTGCCGAAAAAGTACGTGCCCTGGGTGAGAGAACCCGGCCGCGGGACTTATACGATGTAATCAACCTATACCGAAATGAGGGTATTCGTCCTTCAGCGAGAGTGCTACTCGATGTGCTACGTTCCAAATGCGAATTCAAGGGAATCGACGTACCAACTTTGGATATGCTGGAGCCGTTCAGACCGGAGCTGGAGGGCGCATGGGAGTCAATGTTGGGACATCAATTACCGGCACTACTCCCAGTGCAACACTTTTGGGATCAACTCGAAGAGTTCTTTCTCTGGTTGTTCGGTAAGCTAATACCTGAAAGACCTGCTCCATACACGGGTGAGGAAGGGGAGGAATTGATTCGGGACAGGTATATCGTTAATGCAGTTCCAAGGAGGGCGCGAGCACATCTCGAGGTTATTCGATTTGCTGCCGCCAATCGGATATGTGCTGAATTGCGTTACCAGGGTAGGACACGAAAAATCGAACCGTATTCGTTGCGACGATCCAGGGTGGGCAATGTTATACTTCACGCGCATAACGTAGACAAGAACGCCCACAGGAGTTACAGGATTGATCGGATTGAAGATGCTCGATTGACCAGTACGGCCTTCGTGCCGCGGCACGAAATTGAGTTGACGCCTACCGGGCCTTACAAGATTAAACCTTCAGCAAAACGCTGGGGATCAAGATGGTAACGGCATTGGGTTGATATGGAATACTGAGGGGATTTATCGAGACCACTGGTGCTTGAACTCTGGACATCTGATTAGTCTTCCGAAATCAACCCCATCGAGCAGATGATCCTTGGCTCCAGTTCTTCGTCATCTTCCTGCACGATACAGAGTCGGCCCTCGTCTCTGAGCGCAATTACCAGTTCGGCCAGGATTTCATCTGAAATTCCACTACGTAGTTGTCTGTTTAACGTATCCACCGCAGCTTGTCGTAAGGGATGGCGATAGATTTCATCAATCGTTTTGTGTAAAGCGTCAGATTCGAACAAAGTGCCCTGAACGCTGTCGGCGTAGCTCTTAAGCCTTTCATAGGTTCTAAACCTCGCGCCTGACGGCCGACCCAACTGCCCGCCAACGCGTTTTTCCGACCTTCGTATATGTTTCGCCGCCTGCGTCACGAGTTCGTGGTGTGTATCGTGACGAACCATCGCCGGCGTATTCGGATCGCATTCGGCGGAACGAAGAATCTCGAACTGACTCTCCGAGATACTCTCACCGTTCCTGTTTACCCACGTCAGGGCGTCGTTCCCTTGACCAGTCCGCATATGAACGAGCACCCCATCCGGTCGTTTCGGGCGTACACTGTAGGATTTTGATGAATGAACACCCGAGGGAAGATCCTCGATGGTTTTCTTGAGCGACGAATCTGCATCGGTTGCATTACGCCAAATTTGATAAGCATACGAAGAAAGGTCGACATCCGATTCGTCGTCATCGTCGAGAATACCGGATTTCTCATTGTAAAGGTCGAACACCGTTTTCGTATCCTCATCCTCGAAGAATGCCTCGTCTGTTCCTACGACCTCGGCATTCTCCTTCAGACGTGTACGCACCCGCGCTCTAAGGCGTATCAAGCGCTCCACACCCTCGACTGGAAGGAATGAATAACACAGGATTTCTGCTGCCTTCTGGCCAATACGGTCTACTCGGCCTGCCCGTTGAATCAACCGTATGATAGCCCACGGTAGATCATAGTTTACCACGATGGCGCAGTCCTGCAGATTCTGTCCTTCACTGAGCACATCGGTGGAGACAAGGACCCGTATCTCGCCGTGGTCGGTCGCATACTGTTGTTTCTCGTTGCAAATCGGGCTGAAACGCCACGCCAGCGCGGTGGGATCTACTGAATCGCCTGTGACCGGGGAAGACTCAGAAACGCCGCGGACCTTGAGCTGGTTGTCCAGGTATTGCACCGTATCAGCAAATTGTGAAAAAACAACGACCTTCTGATTTTTGTGTTTCTCCTTCAGAACCTTCTCCAGCGCATCCAGTTTTGCATCCTGCGTCGGTTGCCATGGTCCGGATCTTTCGATGAGACTCGTCAGTGTTTTAGTGTCAGATGTGAGTACTTTTTTTAGCCCCGTGACGAATAGCTGTGACGGCAACCACCGAAACCGGTTCTTGAACCGACCGGAGTAAAGCTGGTAGATCTCGGCTGCTCTTGCTCTAAAATCCTCTTCGACCTTAAGACCGGTCTCGCTACTCGGGGCCTCGTTTTCATCTTCTTCGTCCATATCGAAGATGCTGCCTGTCGCCGAATCCGAATCTTCGTCGTAGGACTGTGTGTCCAGGATTCCAGTATCCGTCGTACCAATCGGTAACGGCAGTCCTTGTTCGATGGCGTGAAGAAACACATAGTTGCGCAGAACATGACGTTCGACCGACAGCATGAAGGAATGGCCACTACTCTCGAGACGTTTGAACAGGTTGGTTCGGCAAAATCCCATGAGTCTCTTGCCAGCCCGTGACAGATCCTCGATGATCTTCTTTTCTTCCTGCGAAGGTGCTACGGCCGGTTCCTCCGCAACGTAGTTTCCTAGACCATAGCGAGGAAGTTCCAGGCTGTTGATAGCATCGACCACATCGTCCGAAAATAACCGGGCATACTGGTCGTCTATCTCGAACTCGACCGTCTTGGGTATACGCGTTGGGAAATAAGACCGACTTCCGTCCTCGAAGGTAAGGTACTTCCGGTCATCGTTCTCGTCAGTGGCAGCGTAGTTGTCCTGGATGAAACTGCGCGTTCTTCGTACTAGGTACAGCCGCATCAGTTCGCGCCAATCGTCCGCGAAGTCGGACTGTTCAAAAGCGGCCAGTGATCGGGCAGGAGCTTGATGATGGCGTATAAACTCTGTTTCGCCCATTTCGCGAAGCATGCGCTCCGGTGCTATCCCAAGATCTTCATGCTCCGGAACGAAGAGTCGTAGCTGGTTGGACAGATCGACGTACGTCTTATTGTACGGGGTTGCCGACAGCAGGATACACTTACTCTCGTTTTCACTGATGTATTCCCGAATAGCCCTGTAGCGCCTACCTTCGCGATTCCTGAGATTGTGACTTTCATCGATGATTACTACACGATACCGGCGCATCCCGGGCAGTTCGTTTATGGCACGACTGATCGATAACACCCGCGCGCGCATCCGAAATTGCTCCCGGTAATCTTTCCACATGGCCACCAGATTCTTGGGACAAATGATTAAGGTTTCGAGATTGTGATCGTCCTCGAAAATGCGCGCCAGCGCCGTGGCCATGAGCGTCTTGCCCAATCCAACAACGTCTCCAATGATAACACCGCCGCGCTTATTCAAATGATGCGCAGCGATCTTCACCGCTGCCGTTTGAAATTCCAGCAGCTTGTTTCCAAAATCGCGGGGAATGCGGAATTCGGCGAGCCCCGCCCTGGCTTCCTGCGAAAGGTGGTAAGCCATCTTTAGGTAGATTTGGTAGGGCGGTATCAGTTCTTCCCTTGCCCAGCTTGCCTCGATGATCTCAACAAGCTCTTTGGATATATCGATGCACCAGCGATCATCCCAGCGTGCTTCGAACCACTGAGCTAGTTTCTCGCAGGCATCGTGTTCCATAACATCGACGTTTAGTTCTCCCTGTTTGGAGAGACCGGACAGAGTGAGATTACTGCTTCCCAGGTACCCGACGATCGGGTTTATAGGATCAGGACGAAACAACAGGTAGAGTTTTGCGTGCAGCGTGTGTCTGAGGAACAACTTAACGACGACTTTCTTTTCTTTTATCTGTTTGGCAAGCCTTCGTAGTCCCTGTTCATCCGCGTTGCTTGGTGCCCCCGTTGCCAACTGATCTTTGAACTCTTCAGCTAGCTGTTTCTTTAGTTGAATTACCTTCCGGTTATCCAGGGCAGATCGGCTTTCGACCAGGCTGCTTGCCGCCCGGAATTCATCGTGGGGTAGTTGGTGCATTCCCACCAGCAATCGGCAGCAGTGGCCTTCTCCACCACTCCATTTCTCCACGTATTGGTCGATGGATCTCCAGCCACGCAAGTTAAGGTATCCCACGCAGAAGTCTGCACTGTCAGACAACTTCATGGTTTGTGCAAGTGCCGGCAGAAGGGACTTTTCTATGTTATCGAAAATCTGTGGCATGTAGGCGTTCCCGAAGAACTGCTAAAGGCGATTCCCAACAGTCAAATTGGCCATATTTTGTTCAGCAGTCTGAGAGGATTAACACATCAGTCTCTAAGCGACGGGTCATAAGGTTGCTCGCGGAAGACATGGATATCGAGCGGTTCATAATCGCCCCTGATTTTGTCCTTCAATGTCCCCAGACTGGAGTAGTCGATTTTCCTTGGTGGCCTGAGGATGAACCCATCCGGCCCCTCTACGATTTCGATCCGGTCGCCGGGACCCACACCGAGGGCGTCCAGAACACTTGTCGGTAAGGTAACCTGTCCTGCAGGATCGATCTTAATCAACATATCGAAACTCTAACCGTTAGCTCGACCACGCTGTACGTTCTCGACCGGGATTCCTCATATGATATAGATCCGCCGGGAAACACGTAGATGCACTAGTCGGAGAAGCCTTACGAAACCTAGTACTCCCACCCGCACAACCCCGGCACGGGCAGGCGCAGGGTCCGGTCCAGCGCGGACAGCAGTTCAGGGGGACCGTCCAGGTCGTCGGTGACGGCCAGGCCGGTGGCGGGACGGACGCCGAGCCAGAGGCGGGTGAAGGCGCCCACCGAGGCGGTCAGCGTGGGCAGGGCGGGGTCGGCGCCGAGTCCGGCGCTTGATTCCGGACCGAGCGAAATCACGTACTCGCCGCTTATCCCGCGCCACGGCGCATCCGTATCCAGGTGCTTCTCGATCGGGTCGCGCAGCGCCAGGTTGAACCGCGCCGGCGGTCCGTCCAGATGGGTCTTGGCCATGCAGGCTTCCAGGTCGCAGATCCGGGCCTGCCAGTATCCATCACCCCGGATCAGGGTGTTGAATGATCCCTTTTCGGAGACCATCCTGGCCCGGAAGGGCTGTTTGATCAGGTCCTGAAGCTGCACGTCAGGGGGTTCGACCATCTGGAAGAGCCGGATCTGGTCGCCGAGGGATCTCATGAGCGCGAGCAGTTCCAGGAACTGGTCGTGGTCCTGGTAGGCCATCATGTAGATATAGCTGGGACCGTGTTCTTCATGGTCGCTGGCCCAGAAGAAATGGGTCAGCTCGCCGCCGGGGCCATCGCAATACCCCAGGAGGAAGGATTTCTCCGCATGATTCAGCTCGACCTGCAACAATTCCGCGGGATATAACCTGCAGCCGCCGTGCGTCAGCCTCCGGTTTATCATGGCGGCATGGATCATCTCCCAGTCGTCGGCTTTCAGGCGCCTGGGCACACGGAACGGACGGTCTACCGTGAGGTCGGCGGGATCGAAGCGTACCCTGTGGCCGTAGGGACCCGTGCCGAACCCCATCAGGTCGTAGAATCCCTGTTCGAACATGGTCAGCGTGCAGATCTCCACGCCGTTCGCCGCGTCCTGGGCGATGCGGTGCGCGGTTACCCGCTGGGCCAGGCGCTGTTTCCGGGCGATCCGGCTGGTCGTCACCCCCACGATGGCGGACATGGTGAGGTCTTCGTCCAGGTAACGGAACGTGCCGTCGGCCGACGAAGCCTGGCATTCGGCTTCACCGTTCACTTCAGCCACATCGGTCCGGGCTTTCTCCATGAACTGAGGCGCCCACTTGGCCTGTTCATCGCTGGTGATCCAGTGGACTTCCCGCCAGACCCGGATGATCGCGTCCTGGTCGCGTTTCGGGTCATAGGCCCTGATGATCGCCATTCCTTTTTCCTTCTACTCCTCGCCCCGGGCTACTCCTCGCCCCGGGCTACTCCTCGCCCCGCAGCATCCGGTGCAGGGTCTCGTTGTCCGGCGCGTCCTTGAAGACGTTCCACTCGAGGTAGTAGCCTTCCGGATCGTAGGCGACAAAGGCGCGGTAGCGGTCCGTTTCCTCGACCTTCTCCGAACGCATCTCAAAGGAACCATGGCTACTGACGTAGGCGTACCAGTCGTCGATGCGGTCCGTCCAGAAGGACATGGTGACGGCCTTCGTCTCCGTGAAGTTGTGCATGCCGCGTGT encodes:
- a CDS encoding SAM-dependent methyltransferase; translated protein: MPTPINKEQVRERLEDFDLQPLFIEDLGWDHGGENLEVTVGDRAYRLDAIAHKRGMVAYQQVAQSDGDFPDYPTRQKIEKSVTKAVREHIIVYTPHDRSSQHWQWVKREPGRPDRPRSHFYSQEQSGEALIQKLERLVVSIEEEEDLSIVDVSGRVRAAFDVERVTKRFYDRFKTEHQAFLGFIEGILEMADREWYASIMLNRMMFIYFIQKRGFLDSDIDYLRNKLNAVQEAEGEGKFHGFYRLFLMRLFHEGLGRPEADRSAELTALIGNVPYLNGGLFDVHDLERDNPQIEIPDEAFECIFDFFDAYQWHLDDRILRNDNEINPDVLGYIFEKYINQKQMGAYYTKEDITGYISRNTILPYLFDEAKKHCPIAFTSGGGVWRLLQDDPDKYFYDSVRHGITYDVHDGKPLVEKRSLPPDIAAGLQDVTKRDNWNEAAPAEYALLTETWREHVARRERYEEIYAKLASGEVTAINDLITYNLNIEQFAQDVISKSEGPELVRAFWKAVTSISVLDPTCGSGAFLFAALNILEPVYSACLDAMQQFLEDQYVSKRKHHPESLKDFRNVRDEVASHDNEIYFILKSIIINNLYGVDIMEEAVEICKLRLFLKLVAQLESYDQIEPLPDIDFNVRGGNTLVGFASLAEVERALGGDLFKLSELPKIEARAGNADQAFRQFKSMQTQHEIDAGGVANAKAVLRGCLDELRVELDSYLAGEYGIKTDDSLAYEQWRESHQPFHWFVEFFGIMQSGGFDVIVGNPPYVEYSNVKADYTVIGYSTESCGNLYSYVLERSYATLPSGGRMGMIVQLSVSCTQRMIPVQTKLHDDSVGLWFSHFDDRPAKLFDGLQHIRVTIILSHKEKTNNKRTYSTSYSRWRSIARVQLFHSLALTSIGEYLSIVEGSIPKIGQVLGSKIIHRISDHEKLGNRLLQHGSGLVYFHNAPQYWIRAMDYAPYFWNERDGEQISTQVKKLVLDKKPDAAATVAALNSSLFYWWFLILSDCRHLNLREIEYFPLGLDRMTVDMKARLANLTDRLMANFNKHKTRKETLYQTTGKVIYDEFNQKPSKPIVDEIDRVLAEHYGFTDEELDFIVNYDIKYRMGR
- a CDS encoding WYL domain-containing protein, giving the protein MIDRREILGAAEISKVRPQITEKDYVLGWVLWGIFGNEELAGNWVFKGGTCLKKCFFETYRFSEDLDFTIMDPSHLNAKFLESAFTEACERIHEETGIALPAEFRQFEIYENQRGENACQGRVGYRGPVSPHGNNAPRIKLDLISDERIALPPIQTRIFHPFSDDPENGIVVQCYAYEEVFAEKVRALGERTRPRDLYDVINLYRNEGIRPSARVLLDVLRSKCEFKGIDVPTLDMLEPFRPELEGAWESMLGHQLPALLPVQHFWDQLEEFFLWLFGKLIPERPAPYTGEEGEELIRDRYIVNAVPRRARAHLEVIRFAAANRICAELRYQGRTRKIEPYSLRRSRVGNVILHAHNVDKNAHRSYRIDRIEDARLTSTAFVPRHEIELTPTGPYKIKPSAKRWGSRW
- a CDS encoding NgoFVII family restriction endonuclease, giving the protein MPQIFDNIEKSLLPALAQTMKLSDSADFCVGYLNLRGWRSIDQYVEKWSGGEGHCCRLLVGMHQLPHDEFRAASSLVESRSALDNRKVIQLKKQLAEEFKDQLATGAPSNADEQGLRRLAKQIKEKKVVVKLFLRHTLHAKLYLLFRPDPINPIVGYLGSSNLTLSGLSKQGELNVDVMEHDACEKLAQWFEARWDDRWCIDISKELVEIIEASWAREELIPPYQIYLKMAYHLSQEARAGLAEFRIPRDFGNKLLEFQTAAVKIAAHHLNKRGGVIIGDVVGLGKTLMATALARIFEDDHNLETLIICPKNLVAMWKDYREQFRMRARVLSISRAINELPGMRRYRVVIIDESHNLRNREGRRYRAIREYISENESKCILLSATPYNKTYVDLSNQLRLFVPEHEDLGIAPERMLREMGETEFIRHHQAPARSLAAFEQSDFADDWRELMRLYLVRRTRSFIQDNYAATDENDDRKYLTFEDGSRSYFPTRIPKTVEFEIDDQYARLFSDDVVDAINSLELPRYGLGNYVAEEPAVAPSQEEKKIIEDLSRAGKRLMGFCRTNLFKRLESSGHSFMLSVERHVLRNYVFLHAIEQGLPLPIGTTDTGILDTQSYDEDSDSATGSIFDMDEEDENEAPSSETGLKVEEDFRARAAEIYQLYSGRFKNRFRWLPSQLFVTGLKKVLTSDTKTLTSLIERSGPWQPTQDAKLDALEKVLKEKHKNQKVVVFSQFADTVQYLDNQLKVRGVSESSPVTGDSVDPTALAWRFSPICNEKQQYATDHGEIRVLVSTDVLSEGQNLQDCAIVVNYDLPWAIIRLIQRAGRVDRIGQKAAEILCYSFLPVEGVERLIRLRARVRTRLKENAEVVGTDEAFFEDEDTKTVFDLYNEKSGILDDDDESDVDLSSYAYQIWRNATDADSSLKKTIEDLPSGVHSSKSYSVRPKRPDGVLVHMRTGQGNDALTWVNRNGESISESQFEILRSAECDPNTPAMVRHDTHHELVTQAAKHIRRSEKRVGGQLGRPSGARFRTYERLKSYADSVQGTLFESDALHKTIDEIYRHPLRQAAVDTLNRQLRSGISDEILAELVIALRDEGRLCIVQEDDEELEPRIICSMGLISED
- a CDS encoding AbrB/MazE/SpoVT family DNA-binding domain-containing protein; translated protein: MLIKIDPAGQVTLPTSVLDALGVGPGDRIEIVEGPDGFILRPPRKIDYSSLGTLKDKIRGDYEPLDIHVFREQPYDPSLRD
- a CDS encoding GNAT family N-acetyltransferase translates to MAIIRAYDPKRDQDAIIRVWREVHWITSDEQAKWAPQFMEKARTDVAEVNGEAECQASSADGTFRYLDEDLTMSAIVGVTTSRIARKQRLAQRVTAHRIAQDAANGVEICTLTMFEQGFYDLMGFGTGPYGHRVRFDPADLTVDRPFRVPRRLKADDWEMIHAAMINRRLTHGGCRLYPAELLQVELNHAEKSFLLGYCDGPGGELTHFFWASDHEEHGPSYIYMMAYQDHDQFLELLALMRSLGDQIRLFQMVEPPDVQLQDLIKQPFRARMVSEKGSFNTLIRGDGYWQARICDLEACMAKTHLDGPPARFNLALRDPIEKHLDTDAPWRGISGEYVISLGPESSAGLGADPALPTLTASVGAFTRLWLGVRPATGLAVTDDLDGPPELLSALDRTLRLPVPGLCGWEY